One Nicotiana tomentosiformis chromosome 4, ASM39032v3, whole genome shotgun sequence genomic window carries:
- the LOC104119925 gene encoding uncharacterized protein encodes MRDMGSFKLWYSGRMGDRNRVGILVDKNLRELVVEVMRVNDKLMTIKLVVGGFTLNIISAYAPQEGLDEESKRRFWEDLDEMVCGIPHTEKLLIGGDFNSHIGATSNGMMMCMVALVLELETEEERLCWTFLEHLIWC; translated from the coding sequence ATGCGGGATATGGGCAGTTTTAAACTTTGGTATTCTGGGAGGATGGGGGACAGGAACAGGGTAGGTATCTTGGTTGATAAGAACCTGCGTGAACTAGTGGTGGAAGTTATGAGGGTGAATGACAAGTTGATGACTATTAAGCTAGTTGTTGGAGGTTTTACTTTGAACATAATCAGTGCGTACGCACCCCAAGAAGGCTTGGATGAGGAATCCAAGAGACGTTTCTGGGAGGATTTAGATGAGATGGTGTGTGGTATCCCGCATACCGAGAAGCTTTTAATAGGAGGAGATTTCAACAGCCACATTGGAGCGACGTCTAATGGTATGATGATGTGCATGGTGGCTTTGGTTTTGGAGTTAGAAACGGAGGAGGAACGTCTCTGCTGGACTTTTCtagagcatttgatttggtgttag